The following are from one region of the Paenibacillus sp. KS-LC4 genome:
- a CDS encoding acetate uptake transporter produces the protein MQKESSNVKIINADPSALGLFGLAIVTLVASSQKLGITTGYSFVIPWAIFLGAFAQLFACIQDSKRNNTFGTTAFGAYAFFWFAVATSWMFKMGVFGTALAGDVDGKQLGFAFAGYLIFTLFMTIGAVEANRVLLIIFCLIDLLFLGLTFDAFGVAPEIFHTLAAYSELAIGIVSLYGCGASVLNAHFGRSFLPMGKPFGIFKPRA, from the coding sequence ATGCAAAAGGAATCATCGAACGTCAAAATTATTAATGCTGATCCGAGCGCCCTCGGCCTATTCGGACTAGCTATCGTCACCTTGGTCGCATCCTCTCAAAAGCTCGGTATTACAACGGGCTACAGCTTCGTTATCCCATGGGCTATCTTCCTGGGCGCTTTCGCCCAATTATTCGCTTGCATTCAAGATTCCAAGCGGAACAATACATTCGGTACGACAGCCTTCGGCGCTTATGCGTTTTTCTGGTTTGCAGTCGCAACCAGCTGGATGTTTAAAATGGGTGTCTTCGGCACTGCGCTCGCAGGCGATGTGGATGGCAAACAGCTCGGCTTTGCATTCGCCGGCTACCTCATATTTACGTTATTTATGACGATTGGCGCAGTAGAAGCGAACCGTGTGCTGTTGATCATTTTCTGTCTAATTGATCTATTGTTCCTAGGACTTACGTTCGACGCTTTCGGCGTTGCACCTGAAATTTTCCATACGCTGGCCGCCTACTCCGAGCTGGCCATTGGAATCGTATCGCTTTATGGCTGCGGCGCTTCCGTACTGAACGCTCATTTCGGCCGAAGCTTCCTGCCAATGGGCAAGCCTTTCGGCATTTTCAAGCCGCGTGCTTAG
- a CDS encoding YkvA family protein has translation MDNLITGQPYRFKDEQEQQTAPEDTPNVNEWTSKIGDSAKQEKYVKQGFLRKIKKHAKKIPFAKHAVAMYYCALDENTPTSAKVIAIGALAYILLPIDLIPDFVLGIGYTDDAAAFWAAYRSISIHVTDAHTEMAEKWFAK, from the coding sequence ATGGATAACTTGATTACAGGCCAGCCTTACCGCTTTAAGGATGAGCAGGAGCAGCAGACGGCACCTGAGGATACGCCAAATGTGAATGAGTGGACGTCCAAAATTGGCGACTCCGCCAAGCAGGAAAAGTATGTAAAGCAAGGCTTTCTGCGGAAAATTAAAAAGCACGCCAAGAAAATACCTTTTGCTAAGCACGCCGTCGCGATGTACTATTGCGCTCTTGACGAGAATACGCCTACTTCAGCTAAAGTTATTGCCATCGGGGCGCTTGCTTATATTTTGCTACCGATTGATTTGATTCCTGACTTCGTGCTCGGTATCGGCTATACCGATGATGCAGCAGCGTTCTGGGCAGCCTATCGCAGCATCAGCATCCATGTGACAGATGCCCATACAGAGATGGCGGAGAAATGGTTTGCGAAATAA